The proteins below are encoded in one region of bacterium:
- a CDS encoding efflux RND transporter periplasmic adaptor subunit, with the protein MMKKIFLFLVVGLMVAGAAGMVFKNRRAAGDATAMAVKAKQAPVPVLLSAVTTQAVPVEVSTFGTVEPLTTVAVKSQITGILAKVLFSEGQTVQAGALLFELDPRGPEAALKQAEAALDKDRIQCANAVKEAGRMDLLSKKGFVAQELRDQTQTAAEMLQAMVRSDEAAVDNTRLQLSYCSLRSPVSGRTGTLLIHQGNLVKADDATLVTINRLDPILVRFALPQRELAAVQQRMEQGGLTLMATPQGIDSLAVTGAVTFVDNAVDQATGTIQLKARFENRQAALWPGQFVKVVLRLALQENAVVIPESAVLLGQQGAYVYVVDRSSAVSVRPVTVDRTVAGMSVIASGLLPGEVIVTDGQLRLKPGSLVKPRGSSPVGRP; encoded by the coding sequence ATGATGAAAAAAATCTTTTTGTTTTTAGTGGTGGGGCTGATGGTCGCTGGGGCGGCCGGGATGGTGTTTAAAAATCGGCGGGCAGCGGGCGACGCCACGGCCATGGCGGTCAAGGCCAAGCAGGCCCCCGTTCCTGTCCTGTTGTCCGCGGTAACAACCCAGGCGGTGCCGGTGGAAGTCAGCACCTTCGGGACCGTGGAGCCCCTCACGACCGTCGCGGTGAAATCCCAGATAACCGGAATTCTGGCAAAAGTGTTGTTTTCAGAGGGCCAGACGGTTCAGGCGGGGGCGCTTCTGTTTGAGCTCGATCCCCGTGGCCCGGAGGCCGCCCTGAAGCAGGCCGAGGCGGCATTGGACAAGGATCGGATTCAATGCGCGAATGCCGTCAAGGAGGCGGGCCGCATGGACCTCCTGTCGAAAAAGGGGTTTGTAGCACAGGAACTTCGTGACCAAACGCAAACGGCGGCAGAAATGCTGCAGGCCATGGTGCGTTCGGATGAAGCGGCGGTGGACAATACCCGTCTTCAGTTGAGCTATTGTTCCCTCCGGTCGCCTGTTTCGGGACGGACCGGAACTCTATTGATCCACCAGGGTAATTTGGTCAAGGCGGATGATGCCACCCTGGTCACTATCAATCGGCTTGACCCGATCCTGGTGCGGTTTGCCCTGCCACAAAGGGAATTGGCCGCGGTCCAGCAACGGATGGAGCAGGGGGGCTTAACACTCATGGCGACGCCGCAGGGCATTGACTCACTGGCGGTGACGGGCGCTGTGACGTTTGTTGATAATGCCGTGGATCAGGCAACCGGAACCATTCAACTTAAGGCCCGGTTCGAAAACCGCCAGGCGGCCTTGTGGCCCGGCCAGTTTGTAAAAGTAGTGCTTCGGCTGGCGTTGCAGGAGAATGCGGTGGTGATTCCCGAATCGGCGGTGTTGTTGGGTCAGCAGGGGGCTTATGTCTATGTGGTGGATCGGAGTAGCGCCGTCTCAGTCCGTCCCGTGACCGTGGACCGTACGGTGGCCGGAATGTCTGTTATTGCTTCCGGCCTCTTGCCCGGCGAGGTGATTGTGACCGATGGTCAACTTCGGCTCAAACCTGGTTCACTCGTGAAACCAAGGGGCTCGTCTCCGGTAGGCCGACCATGA
- a CDS encoding efflux RND transporter permease subunit, translating to MNLAAPFIRRPVMTTLSVMGLAIFGIIAYQQLPVSDLPNVDYPTIQVSAALRGGTPETMAAAVATPLEKEFSTIAGLDSMNSASAQGSSQITLQFVLSRDLDAAALDVQAAIARAMRYLPPQMDTPPSYQKVNPADQPILYLALTSPTLPLYEVDEYAETFLAQNISMVDGVAQVAVYGSQKFAVRVQLDPHALAVRGIGLDEVAGAIQTGNVNLPTGILYGPNRAFAVQADGQLSKAQDYRSLIVTYRKGAPVRLEELATVLDSVENNKVAAWYCTSNQMQRSIVLAVQRQPGKNTVEVAANVRALLKKLNADLPAAVSMEVLVDASESIKASFEDVKFTLFLTLGLVVLVIFIFLRNVSATLIPSLALPMSMVGTFVVMSTLNYSLDNLSLMALTLALGFVVDDAIVVLENIVRHREMGKDGFTAALDGTQEISFTIVSMTISLAAVFIPVLFMGGVVGRLFREFAVTIGAAVLVSGVISLTLVPMLSARFVGASAHGGHGRLYQVMEAGFEGMLQWYAAGLRWSLDHGRTMLILAFFTLITTGVLFWVVPKGFMASEDRGRINVTTEAIEGISFDSMVMHQNEMIRILQDDPNIQGFVSSAGARGSGGGNTGRFIVNLKPRKDRRMTTDEVVQSLRGKLSGVPGIRAFPVNPPLINIGGRSSKSQYQYTLSGTDTAELYRSADRLMERLRELPMLQDVTSDLQLKNPQLNVEINRDLASSLQITADQIETTLFNAYSSRQVSTILSPNNQYAVILEMLPRYQADPSVLSWLHIRAGDGRLIPLDAVARLKSDVGPVTINHSGQMPSVTISFDIRPGVALGEAVDQVNGVAGEVLPPNIRTMFQGTAQVFQSSFKGMGWLLALAVLVIYIVLGILYENFFHPVTILSALPFAGVGALLTLMVFGAELSIFAFVGIIMLVGLVKKNGIIMVDFAIAARRDQGKSARDAIYDACLVRFRPIMMTTMAALAAAIPIAIGYGAGGEARRPLGLTVVGGLLFSQTLTLFVTPVFYLYMERLQAVIAKKKRD from the coding sequence ATGAATCTGGCTGCACCCTTCATCCGCCGCCCTGTGATGACCACCTTGTCCGTGATGGGGTTGGCGATTTTTGGCATAATCGCGTATCAGCAGCTTCCCGTGAGCGACCTGCCGAATGTCGATTATCCGACCATTCAGGTTTCTGCTGCCCTCCGGGGCGGAACGCCGGAGACTATGGCCGCGGCGGTGGCCACTCCACTTGAGAAGGAATTTTCCACCATTGCCGGTCTGGACTCCATGAATTCTGCCAGCGCCCAGGGCAGTTCGCAGATTACGCTTCAGTTTGTGTTAAGCCGCGACTTGGATGCCGCGGCCCTGGATGTCCAGGCGGCGATCGCCCGGGCCATGCGATACCTTCCCCCGCAGATGGATACCCCGCCCTCCTATCAAAAAGTGAATCCCGCGGACCAGCCTATCCTGTATCTGGCCCTGACCAGTCCCACCCTGCCGCTTTACGAAGTCGATGAATATGCGGAAACGTTCCTGGCTCAGAATATTTCGATGGTCGACGGGGTGGCCCAGGTGGCGGTGTACGGCTCCCAGAAATTTGCAGTCCGGGTCCAGCTGGATCCCCATGCGCTGGCGGTGCGGGGGATTGGGTTGGACGAGGTGGCCGGTGCGATCCAGACCGGGAATGTGAACCTGCCGACCGGCATTCTCTATGGTCCCAATCGGGCGTTTGCCGTGCAGGCGGATGGACAACTGTCCAAGGCGCAGGACTACCGCTCCCTGATTGTCACCTACCGGAAGGGCGCGCCGGTGCGTCTGGAGGAACTGGCCACGGTTCTGGACAGTGTTGAAAACAACAAGGTCGCGGCGTGGTACTGCACCAGTAACCAGATGCAGCGCTCCATTGTCCTTGCGGTGCAACGCCAGCCGGGAAAGAACACCGTTGAGGTGGCGGCCAATGTCCGCGCCTTGCTTAAAAAACTGAACGCCGACCTGCCTGCGGCCGTGTCCATGGAGGTGCTGGTTGATGCCAGCGAGTCCATCAAGGCCTCGTTTGAGGACGTTAAATTCACGCTGTTCCTCACGCTGGGGCTGGTGGTCCTGGTCATATTTATCTTCCTGAGGAATGTGTCCGCCACGCTGATTCCCAGCTTGGCCCTGCCGATGTCCATGGTCGGCACATTTGTGGTGATGTCGACGTTGAATTACAGCCTCGATAACCTGTCCTTGATGGCGCTGACGCTGGCGCTGGGATTTGTGGTGGATGATGCCATTGTGGTGCTGGAAAACATTGTACGCCACCGGGAAATGGGCAAGGACGGGTTTACGGCGGCATTGGACGGGACGCAGGAGATCAGTTTCACGATTGTGTCGATGACCATCTCGCTGGCTGCGGTGTTCATTCCCGTTCTGTTCATGGGCGGGGTCGTGGGGCGCTTATTCCGTGAATTTGCGGTCACCATCGGGGCGGCGGTATTGGTATCCGGCGTGATTTCCCTGACGCTGGTTCCCATGCTTAGCGCCCGGTTTGTCGGCGCTTCGGCCCACGGCGGACATGGTCGGCTCTACCAGGTCATGGAGGCCGGATTTGAGGGGATGTTGCAGTGGTATGCTGCTGGCCTGCGCTGGTCGCTCGATCATGGGCGGACTATGCTCATCCTGGCCTTTTTCACCCTGATCACCACAGGGGTCCTGTTCTGGGTGGTTCCCAAGGGATTCATGGCGAGTGAGGATCGCGGCCGCATCAACGTGACCACGGAGGCCATTGAAGGGATTTCCTTTGACTCGATGGTGATGCATCAGAATGAGATGATCCGGATCCTCCAGGATGATCCCAATATCCAGGGCTTTGTTTCCAGTGCCGGCGCCAGAGGAAGCGGCGGCGGGAATACCGGCCGGTTTATTGTGAACCTGAAGCCACGTAAAGATCGCCGGATGACCACGGATGAGGTCGTCCAATCCCTGCGGGGCAAGCTGTCCGGTGTCCCCGGCATCCGGGCGTTTCCGGTAAATCCCCCCCTGATCAATATCGGCGGACGTTCGTCAAAAAGCCAATATCAGTATACCCTCTCGGGCACCGATACGGCTGAATTGTACCGCTCTGCGGACCGGTTGATGGAGCGTCTCCGTGAGTTGCCGATGCTTCAGGACGTGACGAGCGACCTGCAGTTGAAAAACCCTCAGTTGAATGTGGAGATTAACCGCGACCTGGCCTCCTCGCTCCAGATTACGGCGGACCAGATTGAGACGACGCTTTTCAACGCCTACAGTAGCCGGCAGGTCTCCACCATCCTTTCCCCGAACAATCAGTATGCCGTCATTCTTGAAATGCTACCCCGCTATCAGGCGGATCCCTCGGTGCTGTCGTGGCTTCATATCCGGGCCGGGGATGGACGGCTGATTCCGCTCGATGCCGTGGCGCGATTGAAGTCTGACGTGGGACCGGTGACTATCAATCATTCCGGGCAGATGCCTTCCGTAACGATTTCTTTCGATATCCGGCCCGGGGTCGCCCTTGGCGAGGCGGTCGATCAGGTGAACGGGGTGGCCGGCGAGGTTCTGCCTCCGAATATCCGTACGATGTTTCAGGGGACGGCGCAGGTCTTCCAGTCTTCTTTCAAGGGGATGGGGTGGCTACTGGCGCTGGCGGTCCTCGTGATTTATATTGTCCTGGGGATCTTGTATGAGAATTTTTTCCATCCTGTAACCATCCTGTCCGCCTTGCCTTTTGCCGGAGTAGGCGCCTTGTTGACCTTGATGGTGTTTGGCGCCGAACTGTCGATTTTCGCCTTTGTGGGCATCATCATGCTGGTGGGGTTGGTGAAGAAGAATGGCATCATCATGGTCGATTTTGCCATTGCGGCCCGCCGCGATCAGGGCAAATCCGCCCGCGATGCCATTTATGATGCCTGCCTAGTGCGGTTCCGCCCGATTATGATGACGACGATGGCGGCGCTGGCCGCGGCGATCCCGATTGCCATTGGATATGGGGCTGGCGGCGAGGCCCGGCGCCCCCTGGGATTGACCGTCGTCGGGGGCTTGTTGTTTTCTCAGACCCTGACCTTATTCGTCACCCCGGTCTTTTATCTTTATATGGAACGGTTGCAGGCGGTTATCGCGAAAAAAAAGCGCGATTGA
- a CDS encoding PAS domain S-box protein yields the protein MESSNTIERSGPVISSQGLAIAAAGIGVLALLGWLLHLPRLASFGLDFIPMAPSTAVMLVFYGSAIYLHARAPQECHTAWCATVGGLGAIMALLLFVMACMNIHWAGEHFWVAIDGMDRASTAGHMSAVTAFCFVLVSLSFLTLLVSGLNHSWLGIFGLVCAAFITGICLVFLLAYLFGTPLLYGGRFIPPALNTLLAIALLSIALLILILNPPAYRARRFLEVSEIVIILLLVFAFLAAGIITTGYLSYRQYEQKFRGGVNQQIESIVELKANELTQWRKERLKDGAHLFGNPVFSSLVRRFFENPKDTEVSRGLEVWMSNHVSEVGYYQLVLFDTQGVNRLTVPSNRTTVDPFVAQHIPELLSARCVMFRDFYRNEYDQRVYLDVLVPIFDAADTNRSLGLLVMRIDPEVYLYPFISRWPTLSVSAETLLVRREGSEVVFLNKLRFDTNTALNLREPIDRPALPAAQAARGVEGIMDGIDYRGVPVVAALRTIPDSPWSLVARMDSAEVYTPIRERLWQVVVMVGALILCAGAFVSLIWRRQRLLFYKEQVSSVDSVREAKEYLENLITHANAPIIVWDPQFHITRFNEAFESLTGRKAVDVVGGPLEILFPPAQVANSMELIRKTLGGERWESVEISIQHCDGSLRTVLWNSATIYAADGKTPMAAIAQGHDITKRKRAEQYLMESESKYHSLIDNMTEGVALHEIICDQNGKAVNYRIVDVNPAFEKQTGIAVTEALGRLATELYHVDTAPFLDIYDRVVRTGTPCTFETENPVLNKKFTISVYSPKPGWFATIFTDITQRLKLNEANARLATAVEQAAETVVITDADGAILYANPAFEKTTGYTLTEALGQNPRILKSGKHDAEFYRHMWEVLNAGKVWTGRITNKRKDGTIYEEDASLSPVLDAAGKIVNFVGVKRDITRESQLEQQILQAQKMEAIGRLAGGVAHDFNNILAVVLMNASELSDDANATPAQTEGLNEIIQAAERGANLTRQMLTFSRRQVMQMRTLDLNDVVVGVTKMLQRIIGEDIVLQTRLAPDDMLVWGDSGMIEQVLLNLAVNARDAMPEGGHLTMELGNCVVDELSAKAHKGKAGDFVLLTVRDDGFGISQEHLSHIFEPFYTTKAAGKGTGLGLATLHGIVEQHHGWVVVESEVGQGTAFFIYFPRLLMTKQVGDEPAALVSVNGGTETILVVEDEKSLRTLAVRILKHSGYHVLEASDGAEALKVWREHHLEVDLLVTDIIMPGGISGGKLADQLRAEKPGLKVIYMSGYSGEVAGTGLNLREGRQFLQKPFPPSKLVQTVREYLDAV from the coding sequence GTGGAATCCAGTAATACTATTGAGCGATCTGGGCCGGTGATATCCAGTCAGGGGCTGGCGATTGCAGCGGCGGGAATAGGTGTCCTGGCATTATTGGGATGGCTCCTTCATCTCCCGCGGTTGGCCAGCTTCGGGCTGGATTTTATCCCTATGGCACCGAGTACGGCGGTGATGTTGGTGTTTTATGGATCGGCGATATATTTACATGCACGGGCCCCCCAAGAATGTCACACCGCCTGGTGTGCTACAGTAGGAGGACTGGGTGCCATCATGGCCCTTCTCTTGTTCGTGATGGCCTGCATGAACATTCACTGGGCGGGTGAGCACTTTTGGGTTGCTATTGACGGAATGGATCGTGCTTCGACTGCCGGGCACATGTCCGCCGTAACGGCGTTTTGCTTTGTTCTGGTGAGTTTGTCCTTTCTGACGTTGCTGGTATCTGGGCTAAATCATTCTTGGCTCGGTATTTTTGGATTGGTTTGTGCCGCATTCATTACAGGGATTTGCCTTGTTTTCCTGCTGGCGTATCTTTTTGGAACGCCATTGCTTTACGGGGGAAGATTTATACCACCTGCGCTCAACACGCTGCTGGCGATTGCGCTATTGAGTATTGCGCTTCTGATTCTCATTCTGAATCCGCCCGCATATCGTGCCCGACGTTTCCTGGAAGTCTCTGAAATCGTGATCATTCTCCTTCTCGTGTTTGCTTTTTTGGCCGCGGGGATCATCACCACCGGCTACCTTTCGTATCGGCAATATGAACAGAAGTTTCGCGGTGGGGTGAATCAACAGATTGAGTCTATTGTTGAACTGAAAGCGAATGAACTGACCCAGTGGCGTAAGGAACGTTTGAAGGATGGCGCCCATCTGTTCGGAAACCCTGTTTTTTCCTCACTTGTGCGGCGTTTTTTCGAGAACCCGAAAGATACAGAAGTCTCACGGGGGCTTGAGGTCTGGATGAGCAACCATGTTAGTGAGGTCGGGTATTACCAGCTTGTCTTGTTCGATACCCAGGGGGTCAATCGGCTGACGGTCCCTTCCAATCGCACAACGGTGGATCCATTTGTCGCGCAGCATATACCGGAGCTTTTAAGTGCCCGTTGTGTGATGTTCCGTGATTTCTACCGGAACGAATACGATCAACGCGTCTATTTGGATGTACTGGTGCCTATCTTCGATGCAGCTGATACGAATCGGTCGCTGGGGTTGCTGGTGATGCGTATTGACCCGGAAGTCTATCTGTATCCTTTCATTAGCCGTTGGCCAACTCTTAGCGTGAGTGCCGAAACGTTGCTTGTTCGCCGTGAAGGGAGTGAAGTGGTGTTTCTGAATAAACTCCGGTTTGACACGAATACCGCGTTGAATTTGCGTGAACCTATCGATCGTCCCGCTCTGCCGGCTGCTCAGGCGGCCCGCGGGGTGGAAGGCATCATGGATGGGATTGATTACCGTGGGGTACCGGTGGTGGCCGCCTTGCGAACCATCCCTGACTCACCCTGGTCGTTGGTCGCACGTATGGATTCGGCGGAAGTGTATACCCCGATCAGGGAACGGCTTTGGCAGGTGGTCGTCATGGTGGGGGCGTTGATCTTATGTGCAGGGGCGTTTGTGAGCTTGATCTGGCGACGACAGCGTCTCCTGTTCTACAAGGAACAAGTGTCGTCGGTGGATAGCGTCCGGGAAGCCAAGGAGTATCTGGAGAATCTGATTACCCACGCCAACGCCCCGATCATTGTCTGGGATCCGCAATTCCATATCACCCGGTTCAATGAGGCGTTCGAGTCACTTACCGGGCGAAAAGCAGTGGACGTCGTGGGGGGGCCATTGGAGATTCTGTTCCCGCCCGCGCAAGTCGCTAATTCCATGGAGTTGATCAGGAAAACACTGGGGGGTGAACGGTGGGAGTCGGTGGAGATCAGTATTCAGCATTGCGATGGCTCTCTCCGGACCGTGTTATGGAACTCGGCCACCATTTATGCGGCGGATGGCAAAACCCCCATGGCGGCCATCGCGCAAGGCCATGATATCACCAAGCGGAAACGGGCAGAGCAGTACTTAATGGAGAGCGAGAGTAAATACCACTCGCTGATTGACAACATGACCGAGGGCGTGGCCCTGCATGAGATCATTTGTGACCAAAATGGAAAGGCAGTGAACTACCGGATTGTGGATGTCAATCCTGCCTTTGAAAAGCAAACAGGGATCGCCGTCACTGAAGCTCTTGGGCGACTCGCGACAGAACTCTATCATGTCGATACCGCTCCTTTTTTGGATATTTATGACCGCGTGGTCCGGACGGGGACCCCGTGCACGTTTGAGACTGAGAATCCTGTGCTCAATAAGAAGTTTACCATTTCAGTGTATTCCCCCAAGCCGGGTTGGTTCGCCACGATTTTTACCGATATCACCCAGCGTTTGAAACTGAACGAAGCGAATGCCCGGTTGGCAACCGCCGTCGAGCAGGCGGCGGAGACCGTCGTCATCACGGATGCCGACGGCGCCATTCTCTACGCCAATCCCGCGTTTGAGAAGACCACGGGCTATACCCTCACGGAAGCCCTTGGTCAGAATCCGCGAATATTGAAAAGCGGAAAGCATGATGCGGAGTTCTACCGTCATATGTGGGAGGTTTTGAATGCTGGCAAGGTATGGACAGGCCGCATCACAAACAAGCGTAAGGACGGGACAATTTATGAGGAGGATGCCAGCCTCTCCCCGGTGTTGGATGCCGCGGGAAAGATCGTTAATTTTGTTGGCGTGAAACGCGATATCACCCGTGAGTCGCAACTGGAACAGCAGATTCTCCAAGCCCAGAAAATGGAGGCGATTGGCCGCCTGGCAGGTGGGGTGGCGCATGATTTCAACAACATTCTTGCGGTCGTCCTCATGAATGCGTCGGAGCTGAGCGATGATGCCAATGCCACGCCGGCCCAGACCGAAGGGCTCAATGAAATTATCCAGGCCGCTGAACGGGGCGCCAACCTCACCCGGCAGATGCTGACCTTCAGTCGCCGTCAGGTCATGCAGATGCGCACATTGGATCTTAACGATGTGGTGGTCGGGGTTACCAAGATGCTCCAGCGGATCATTGGCGAAGACATTGTGCTGCAAACCCGCTTGGCGCCTGATGATATGCTGGTGTGGGGCGATTCAGGGATGATTGAGCAGGTTCTGCTGAATCTGGCGGTGAATGCCCGTGACGCCATGCCGGAGGGCGGTCATCTCACTATGGAGTTGGGTAACTGCGTCGTGGATGAACTCTCGGCCAAAGCCCACAAGGGCAAGGCTGGGGATTTTGTTCTCCTGACCGTGCGGGATGACGGATTCGGCATATCGCAGGAACATCTGTCACATATTTTTGAACCGTTCTACACCACCAAAGCGGCAGGCAAAGGGACTGGCCTGGGGCTGGCCACCTTGCATGGGATTGTGGAGCAGCATCATGGCTGGGTGGTCGTTGAAAGCGAAGTGGGTCAGGGCACGGCCTTCTTTATTTATTTTCCACGATTGTTGATGACAAAGCAGGTTGGTGACGAGCCAGCGGCACTCGTGAGCGTAAATGGGGGAACTGAAACGATTCTGGTGGTGGAAGATGAGAAGTCATTGAGAACGCTGGCGGTTCGTATTTTGAAGCATAGTGGTTACCATGTGCTGGAAGCGTCCGATGGGGCGGAGGCTCTCAAGGTGTGGCGTGAGCATCATCTTGAGGTCGATTTACTGGTGACGGATATCATTATGCCCGGGGGGATTTCAGGAGGCAAACTGGCTGATCAGTTACGGGCCGAAAAGCCCGGGCTCAAGGTCATCTACATGAGTGGCTATTCCGGAGAAGTAGCGGGGACCGGTCTGAACTTGCGCGAAGGCCGGCAGTTTCTGCAAAAACCATTTCCTCCGTCCAAACTTGTCCAGACGGTACGGGAATACCTGGACGCCGTTTAA
- a CDS encoding FAD-dependent oxidoreductase, with translation MIREPGRDIPVVLETDICVIGGSCTGVFAAVRAARLGAKVAIIEKQNCFGGVATAGSVNIWHSLRDTTQQRPIIGGLTLEVIERLKKRDAVTETGDWINAYRLNTEELKIELDELVMEHHITPFLHTFYTAPITLGPELQAVIIENKNGRQAIRARYFVDATGDADLALDLGLPSESPSSLQPPTTCSKLYGLRNLGPFDWQAAVHEHGHEFGLKKDWGWGSPIPHLPDIELRADTHVFGADTSLGDQLSYAEIEGRRQVRAIMDVIRKYGPPDSPVTLVDLAATIGARETRRITTAYRITGDDVLYGRPFPDSIANGSYRVDIHHSAGPGITFRYLDGSEEIITERGQPARKARWREPIAENPTFYQIPFRSLVPGRIPNLVLAGRMLDADPLAFSALRVMVNMNQTGEAAGVACVMALEKNTSIGDVDPKALRQRLSAGGSLIAGQP, from the coding sequence ATGATCCGTGAACCCGGCCGCGACATTCCGGTCGTGCTTGAAACCGATATCTGTGTCATCGGGGGAAGTTGCACGGGAGTGTTTGCCGCCGTCCGCGCCGCCCGCCTCGGGGCAAAGGTGGCCATCATCGAAAAACAAAATTGTTTCGGGGGAGTGGCCACGGCCGGATCCGTTAACATCTGGCACAGTCTCCGGGATACCACCCAACAACGCCCCATCATCGGCGGCCTCACCCTTGAAGTCATTGAACGGCTGAAAAAACGGGACGCAGTGACTGAAACCGGCGACTGGATCAATGCGTACCGGCTCAACACCGAGGAGTTAAAGATTGAGTTGGATGAACTGGTGATGGAACACCACATCACACCCTTTCTCCACACCTTCTATACCGCCCCAATCACGCTTGGGCCGGAACTTCAAGCGGTGATCATCGAGAACAAAAACGGGCGTCAGGCCATCCGGGCACGCTATTTTGTGGATGCGACCGGGGATGCCGATCTGGCGCTTGATCTGGGGTTGCCGTCCGAATCCCCCTCCTCCCTGCAACCTCCCACCACCTGTTCGAAGCTATACGGGCTCAGAAACCTGGGCCCGTTCGACTGGCAAGCCGCCGTACACGAGCACGGCCATGAGTTCGGACTTAAAAAAGACTGGGGCTGGGGCTCCCCCATTCCCCACCTTCCCGATATTGAACTCCGGGCCGACACCCACGTCTTTGGAGCCGATACCTCTCTCGGGGATCAGCTGTCCTACGCGGAAATCGAGGGGCGCCGTCAGGTGCGCGCCATCATGGATGTGATCCGGAAATACGGCCCCCCCGACTCACCGGTCACCCTGGTCGACCTGGCGGCAACCATTGGGGCACGTGAAACAAGACGCATAACCACCGCATATCGGATCACAGGTGATGATGTGCTCTACGGGCGGCCTTTCCCGGACTCCATTGCCAACGGATCCTACCGGGTGGACATCCACCATTCAGCCGGGCCGGGCATCACATTCCGCTATCTGGACGGGAGCGAGGAGATTATTACCGAACGAGGCCAGCCGGCGCGCAAGGCCCGATGGCGGGAACCCATAGCTGAAAATCCAACCTTCTATCAAATTCCTTTCAGGAGTCTTGTCCCGGGACGTATCCCCAATCTCGTCCTCGCCGGCCGCATGTTGGATGCGGACCCCCTCGCCTTCAGTGCGCTCAGGGTCATGGTCAACATGAACCAGACCGGCGAAGCGGCCGGGGTCGCCTGTGTAATGGCGCTGGAAAAGAACACCTCGATTGGTGACGTGGACCCGAAGGCCCTCCGGCAACGACTTTCCGCCGGTGGCTCCCTGATTGCCGGGCAACCTTAA
- a CDS encoding ABC transporter permease, with protein MRWMALIHDIGEGTRAQPARAGLSFASLSIGMAALVSLLAILGGVHQKTHLMIRELGVNVFGLVQPPETSHPMERSLLSRLHSECLAVNLPEAIVTGLRLEDATAAGLPPGAVLAATDETLFQVRPWRIVQGRPFDTTDIRDRSRCAIASTALAQAMTLAVGGTVRLRNVPFRVIGIAEIDTGTLEASDTQRAVTPGNRLLLVPWSVPACWSTAPVPAATRLDSIFIKGSVPAHFDALIRRTETLMLQPDQTVEGLSWVTPQTLVHRLIRYQRLIMLAGGTIVCLCLILGGLTLTSLLLTGVQTRVPEIGLRRALGASPSDIGILFMCEALLITLAATLAGTGGAWILLKLTLAWSPLPIHLGSAVLAIPLLSGLFLGVVFSYWPARAAARISPSEALRNE; from the coding sequence ATGCGCTGGATGGCTCTCATACATGACATTGGCGAAGGCACCCGCGCCCAACCGGCACGCGCGGGACTCTCGTTTGCCAGCCTCTCCATCGGCATGGCGGCTCTGGTATCCCTGCTGGCCATTCTGGGCGGGGTCCATCAAAAAACACACCTGATGATCAGGGAACTGGGTGTTAACGTGTTCGGGCTCGTCCAACCCCCGGAGACGTCACACCCGATGGAACGCTCCCTGCTTTCCCGCCTACACTCCGAGTGTCTCGCCGTCAATCTGCCGGAAGCCATCGTCACAGGATTGCGACTTGAGGATGCCACGGCGGCGGGACTTCCCCCGGGTGCGGTCCTCGCGGCAACGGACGAGACACTCTTTCAAGTCCGCCCCTGGCGCATCGTTCAGGGCCGCCCCTTTGACACCACGGACATCCGGGACCGGTCCCGGTGCGCCATCGCTAGCACCGCCTTGGCCCAGGCGATGACCCTCGCAGTCGGCGGTACGGTGCGCCTCCGGAACGTCCCTTTCCGTGTGATCGGGATTGCGGAAATCGACACCGGCACACTCGAAGCCAGCGATACCCAACGCGCCGTGACGCCCGGGAACCGCCTGCTGTTGGTCCCATGGAGCGTGCCCGCCTGCTGGTCCACTGCACCGGTGCCCGCCGCCACCCGGCTGGACTCCATCTTCATCAAGGGATCGGTCCCCGCTCATTTCGATGCCCTGATCCGGCGGACGGAAACGTTGATGCTTCAGCCGGACCAGACCGTGGAAGGGCTTTCATGGGTCACCCCACAAACCCTGGTCCATCGCCTCATCCGTTACCAACGGCTGATCATGTTGGCAGGCGGAACGATTGTTTGCCTCTGCCTGATTCTGGGAGGCCTGACCCTGACCAGTCTGCTCCTGACAGGGGTCCAAACCCGCGTTCCTGAGATCGGCTTGCGCCGCGCGCTGGGCGCCTCCCCATCCGATATTGGCATCTTGTTCATGTGCGAAGCCTTGTTAATCACCCTGGCCGCCACCCTGGCCGGCACGGGGGGCGCCTGGATCCTCCTGAAGCTCACCCTGGCCTGGAGCCCCCTCCCCATCCACCTCGGTTCTGCCGTTCTCGCCATTCCTCTCCTGTCGGGCTTGTTTCTTGGCGTCGTATTCAGCTACTGGCCCGCCCGTGCCGCCGCCCGGATTTCCCCCTCCGAGGCGTTGAGGAATGAGTAA